One window from the genome of Toxotes jaculatrix isolate fToxJac2 chromosome 17, fToxJac2.pri, whole genome shotgun sequence encodes:
- the map4k5 gene encoding mitogen-activated protein kinase kinase kinase kinase 5 isoform X1: MDNFPRPSGEIQRRNPQHDFELIQRVGSGTYGDVYKARNIQTGELAAVKIIKLEPGDDFSIIQQEIFMVKECMHHNIVAYFGSYLCREKLWICMEYCGGGSLQDIYHVTGPLSELQIAYVCRETIQGLGYLHTKGKMHRDIKGANILLTDNGDVKLADFGVAAKITATIAKRKSFIGTPYWMAPEVAAVEKNGGYNQLCDIWAVGITSIELAELQPPMFDLHPMRALFLMSKSSFQPPKLKDKNKWSTAFHNFVKVSLTKNPKKRPTAEKLLSHVFVAQTGLTRRLAVDLLDKMNNPDNHQHYSEVDDDDLEPLSAVRHTIRSTNKQARAERTRSEIDSNNGTHQGGPCSSPSFTEGHRGDAVDKLQFEPPLRKETEAHSEMDVSKDNDFPSPWSPFAEGGITTRGHITHLEDAFEEVELSTLKPGVPPPLPPKPRLNSSSDEPGLNDERSLTVRRFPNSENGPSQVARRQSTPEQGNKVEHSSPDFLSVSVSSPGLLSHASDPDNDSDESVNGGSPKPPPNQHHRKEKKEFPKPAINGLPPTPKVLMGACFSKVFDGCPLKINCATSWIHPDTKDQYLIFGTEDGIYTLNLNELHEATMEQLFPRKCTWLYVINNNLMSLSEGKTFQLYSHNLIGLFEQLKKPGLAAQFQTHRFPDKILPRRFALTTKIPDTKGCHKCCIVRNPYTGHKYLCGALQSGIVLLQWYEPMQRFMLIKHFDFPLPSPLKVFEMLVVPEQEYPLVCVAISQGTEPGQVVRFETINLNSCSSWFTEMGTSNQQVDAIHVTQLERDTVLVCLDQNLKIVNLQGRLKSNKKLASELSFDFCIGSVVCLQDSVLAFWKHGMQGKSFKSNEVTQEISDPSRVFRLLGSDRVVVLESRPTDNPTALSNLYILAGHENSY, from the exons ggGATGACTTTTCCATCATACAGCAGGAAATCTTCATGGTGAAGGAATGCATGCACCACAATATTGTGGCCTACTTTGGGAGCTACCTCTG tCGAGAGAAGCTTTGGATATGTATGGAGTACTGTGGTGGAGGATCTCTGCAGGACATTTATCATG TAACTGGACCTCTGTCAGAGCTTCAGATAGCCTATGTTTGCAGAGAGACCATACAG gGTTTGGGATATCTGCACACCAAGGGCAAGATGCACCGTGACATCAAG gGTGCCAACATACTTCTAACAGACAACGGAGATGTGAAGTTAG CTGACTTTGGAGTTGCTGCCAAAATAACAGCTACCATTGCCAAAAGAAAGTCCTTCATTGGAACACCTTATTG GATGGCTCCAGAAGTAGCAGCAGTGGAGAAGAACGGCGGCTACAACCAGCTGTGCGATATCTGGGCCGTTGGCATCACGTCCATAGAGCTGGCCGAGCTTCAGCCTCCTATGTTTGACCTACACCCGATGAG GGCCTTGTTTTTGATGTCAAAGAGTAGCTTCCAGCCTCCCaaactaaaagacaaaaacaaatg GTCCACAGCCTTCCATAACTTTGTCAAAGTGTCTCTGACAAAGAACCCAAAGAAGAGGCCCACGGCAGAAAAACTTCTATCG catgtgtttgtggcCCAGACGGGGTTGACTAGGAGGCTCGCTGTCGACCTCCTAGATAAGATGAACAACCCAGACAACCACCAGCATTACAGTGAGGTGGACGATGATGACCTCGAG CCCCTCTCTGCGGTCAGACACACCATCCGCTCCACCAATAAACAAGCCAGAGCTGAGAGGACGCGCTCTGAGATAGACT CAAACAATGGGACACACCAAGGAGGGCCATGCTCAAGTCCCAGCTTCACTGAGGGACACAGGGGGGACGCAG TCGACAAGCTCCAGTTTGAACCACCACTCCGGAAGGAAACTGAGGCTCATTCTGAAATG GATGTGAGTAAAGATAATGACTTCCCTTCCCCCTGGAGTCCGTTTGCAGAGGGAGGAATAACAACCAG GGGACACATCACCCATCTTGAAGATGCCTTTGAAGAAGTAGAGCT GTCGACTCTCAAGCCAGgggttcctcctcctctgcctccgaAG CCACGATTAAACAGTTCGTCAGATGAGCCTGGCCTTAACGACGAGAGGTCTCTGACAGTGCGGAGGTTTCCTAACTCGGAGAACGGACCCAGCCAGGTGGCTCGCAGACAGAGCACACCTGAGCAGGGCAACAAGGTGGAGCACTCGTCTCCAGATTTCCTCTCTGTCAGCGTCAGCAGCCCTGGCCTTTTGTCTCATGCCTCTGATCCTG ATAACGATTCGGACGAGAGTGTGAATGGAGGCAGTCCCAAGCCACCACCCAACCAGCACCAccgaaaagagaaaaaggaattCCCT AAACCAGCTATCAACGGCCTGCCACCCACTCCCAAAGTACTG ATGGGAGCCTGTTTCTCTAAAGTGTTTGATGGCTGTCCACTGAAGATCAACTGTGCCACGTCATGGATTCATCCAGACACCAAAG atcAGTATCTAATCTTCGGGACGGAGGATGGCATCTACACGCTGAATCTTAACGAGCTGCATGAAGCCACAATGGAGCAG CTCTTCCCACGGAAGTGTACATGGCTGTACGTTATCAACAACAACCTGATGTCTTTATCTG AAG GGAAAACCTTCCAGCTGTATTCCCACAATCTCATCGGCCTGTTTGAGCAGCTGAAGAAGCCCGGCCTGGCTGCTCAGTTCCAGACTCATCGTTTCCCAGACAAAATTTTACCCAG gAGGTTTGCCTTGACAACTAAGATCCCCGACACAAAGGGCTGTCACAAGTGCTGCATCG TGAGAAACCCGTACACAGGCCACAAGTACCTGTGTGGAGCGCTGCAGTCTGGGATTGTCCTGCTGCAGTGGTATGAGCCAATGCAGAGGTTTATGCTTATCAAG CATTTTGACTTCCCACTTCCCAGCCCACTGAAGGTGTTTGAGATGCTGGTGGTCCCAGAGCAGGAGTATCCTCTGGTGTGCGTGGCGATCAGCCAGGGCACAGAGCCGGGCCAGGTGGTCCGCTTCGAGACTATCAACCTCaactcctgctcctcctggtTCACAGAGATGGGAACAA GTAATCAACAGGTGGATGCAATCCACGTCACCCAGCTGGAGAGAGACACGGTGTTGGTGTGTTTGGACC aAAATTTGAAGATTGTGAATCTCCAGGGCAGACTGAAGTCTAACAAGAAGCTGGCATCGGAGCTCAGCTTTGACTTCTGCATCGGATCTGTTG TGTGCCTTCAGGACAGTGTCCTGGCCTTCTGGAAACATGGCATGCAGGGAAAGAGCTTCAAGTCCAATGAG GTGACCCAGGAGATTTCTGATCCAAGCAGAGTCTTCCGTCTCCTCGGATCTGACAG GGTGGTGGTTTTGGAGAGCCGACCCACGGACAACCCCACGGCCCTGAGCAACCTCTACATTTTAGCAGGTCATGAGAACAGTTACTGA
- the map4k5 gene encoding mitogen-activated protein kinase kinase kinase kinase 5 isoform X2 — protein sequence MDNFPRPSGEIQRRNPQHDFELIQRVGSGTYGDVYKARNIQTGELAAVKIIKLEPGDDFSIIQQEIFMVKECMHHNIVAYFGSYLCREKLWICMEYCGGGSLQDIYHVTGPLSELQIAYVCRETIQGLGYLHTKGKMHRDIKGANILLTDNGDVKLADFGVAAKITATIAKRKSFIGTPYWMAPEVAAVEKNGGYNQLCDIWAVGITSIELAELQPPMFDLHPMRALFLMSKSSFQPPKLKDKNKWSTAFHNFVKVSLTKNPKKRPTAEKLLSHVFVAQTGLTRRLAVDLLDKMNNPDNHQHYSEVDDDDLEPLSAVRHTIRSTNKQARAERTRSEIDSNNGTHQGGPCSSPSFTEGHRGDAVDKLQFEPPLRKETEAHSEMDVSKDNDFPSPWSPFAEGGITTRGHITHLEDAFEEVELSTLKPGVPPPLPPKPRLNSSSDEPGLNDERSLTVRRFPNSENGPSQVARRQSTPEQGNKVEHSSPDFLSVSVSSPGLLSHASDPDNDSDESVNGGSPKPPPNQHHRKEKKEFPKPAINGLPPTPKVLMGACFSKVFDGCPLKINCATSWIHPDTKDQYLIFGTEDGIYTLNLNELHEATMEQLFPRKCTWLYVINNNLMSLSGKTFQLYSHNLIGLFEQLKKPGLAAQFQTHRFPDKILPRRFALTTKIPDTKGCHKCCIVRNPYTGHKYLCGALQSGIVLLQWYEPMQRFMLIKHFDFPLPSPLKVFEMLVVPEQEYPLVCVAISQGTEPGQVVRFETINLNSCSSWFTEMGTSNQQVDAIHVTQLERDTVLVCLDQNLKIVNLQGRLKSNKKLASELSFDFCIGSVVCLQDSVLAFWKHGMQGKSFKSNEVTQEISDPSRVFRLLGSDRVVVLESRPTDNPTALSNLYILAGHENSY from the exons ggGATGACTTTTCCATCATACAGCAGGAAATCTTCATGGTGAAGGAATGCATGCACCACAATATTGTGGCCTACTTTGGGAGCTACCTCTG tCGAGAGAAGCTTTGGATATGTATGGAGTACTGTGGTGGAGGATCTCTGCAGGACATTTATCATG TAACTGGACCTCTGTCAGAGCTTCAGATAGCCTATGTTTGCAGAGAGACCATACAG gGTTTGGGATATCTGCACACCAAGGGCAAGATGCACCGTGACATCAAG gGTGCCAACATACTTCTAACAGACAACGGAGATGTGAAGTTAG CTGACTTTGGAGTTGCTGCCAAAATAACAGCTACCATTGCCAAAAGAAAGTCCTTCATTGGAACACCTTATTG GATGGCTCCAGAAGTAGCAGCAGTGGAGAAGAACGGCGGCTACAACCAGCTGTGCGATATCTGGGCCGTTGGCATCACGTCCATAGAGCTGGCCGAGCTTCAGCCTCCTATGTTTGACCTACACCCGATGAG GGCCTTGTTTTTGATGTCAAAGAGTAGCTTCCAGCCTCCCaaactaaaagacaaaaacaaatg GTCCACAGCCTTCCATAACTTTGTCAAAGTGTCTCTGACAAAGAACCCAAAGAAGAGGCCCACGGCAGAAAAACTTCTATCG catgtgtttgtggcCCAGACGGGGTTGACTAGGAGGCTCGCTGTCGACCTCCTAGATAAGATGAACAACCCAGACAACCACCAGCATTACAGTGAGGTGGACGATGATGACCTCGAG CCCCTCTCTGCGGTCAGACACACCATCCGCTCCACCAATAAACAAGCCAGAGCTGAGAGGACGCGCTCTGAGATAGACT CAAACAATGGGACACACCAAGGAGGGCCATGCTCAAGTCCCAGCTTCACTGAGGGACACAGGGGGGACGCAG TCGACAAGCTCCAGTTTGAACCACCACTCCGGAAGGAAACTGAGGCTCATTCTGAAATG GATGTGAGTAAAGATAATGACTTCCCTTCCCCCTGGAGTCCGTTTGCAGAGGGAGGAATAACAACCAG GGGACACATCACCCATCTTGAAGATGCCTTTGAAGAAGTAGAGCT GTCGACTCTCAAGCCAGgggttcctcctcctctgcctccgaAG CCACGATTAAACAGTTCGTCAGATGAGCCTGGCCTTAACGACGAGAGGTCTCTGACAGTGCGGAGGTTTCCTAACTCGGAGAACGGACCCAGCCAGGTGGCTCGCAGACAGAGCACACCTGAGCAGGGCAACAAGGTGGAGCACTCGTCTCCAGATTTCCTCTCTGTCAGCGTCAGCAGCCCTGGCCTTTTGTCTCATGCCTCTGATCCTG ATAACGATTCGGACGAGAGTGTGAATGGAGGCAGTCCCAAGCCACCACCCAACCAGCACCAccgaaaagagaaaaaggaattCCCT AAACCAGCTATCAACGGCCTGCCACCCACTCCCAAAGTACTG ATGGGAGCCTGTTTCTCTAAAGTGTTTGATGGCTGTCCACTGAAGATCAACTGTGCCACGTCATGGATTCATCCAGACACCAAAG atcAGTATCTAATCTTCGGGACGGAGGATGGCATCTACACGCTGAATCTTAACGAGCTGCATGAAGCCACAATGGAGCAG CTCTTCCCACGGAAGTGTACATGGCTGTACGTTATCAACAACAACCTGATGTCTTTATCTG GGAAAACCTTCCAGCTGTATTCCCACAATCTCATCGGCCTGTTTGAGCAGCTGAAGAAGCCCGGCCTGGCTGCTCAGTTCCAGACTCATCGTTTCCCAGACAAAATTTTACCCAG gAGGTTTGCCTTGACAACTAAGATCCCCGACACAAAGGGCTGTCACAAGTGCTGCATCG TGAGAAACCCGTACACAGGCCACAAGTACCTGTGTGGAGCGCTGCAGTCTGGGATTGTCCTGCTGCAGTGGTATGAGCCAATGCAGAGGTTTATGCTTATCAAG CATTTTGACTTCCCACTTCCCAGCCCACTGAAGGTGTTTGAGATGCTGGTGGTCCCAGAGCAGGAGTATCCTCTGGTGTGCGTGGCGATCAGCCAGGGCACAGAGCCGGGCCAGGTGGTCCGCTTCGAGACTATCAACCTCaactcctgctcctcctggtTCACAGAGATGGGAACAA GTAATCAACAGGTGGATGCAATCCACGTCACCCAGCTGGAGAGAGACACGGTGTTGGTGTGTTTGGACC aAAATTTGAAGATTGTGAATCTCCAGGGCAGACTGAAGTCTAACAAGAAGCTGGCATCGGAGCTCAGCTTTGACTTCTGCATCGGATCTGTTG TGTGCCTTCAGGACAGTGTCCTGGCCTTCTGGAAACATGGCATGCAGGGAAAGAGCTTCAAGTCCAATGAG GTGACCCAGGAGATTTCTGATCCAAGCAGAGTCTTCCGTCTCCTCGGATCTGACAG GGTGGTGGTTTTGGAGAGCCGACCCACGGACAACCCCACGGCCCTGAGCAACCTCTACATTTTAGCAGGTCATGAGAACAGTTACTGA
- the map4k5 gene encoding mitogen-activated protein kinase kinase kinase kinase 5 isoform X3 — MDNFPRPSGEIQRRNPQHDFELIQRVGSGTYGDVYKARNIQTGELAAVKIIKLEPGDDFSIIQQEIFMVKECMHHNIVAYFGSYLCREKLWICMEYCGGGSLQDIYHVTGPLSELQIAYVCRETIQGLGYLHTKGKMHRDIKGANILLTDNGDVKLADFGVAAKITATIAKRKSFIGTPYWMAPEVAAVEKNGGYNQLCDIWAVGITSIELAELQPPMFDLHPMRALFLMSKSSFQPPKLKDKNKWSTAFHNFVKVSLTKNPKKRPTAEKLLSHVFVAQTGLTRRLAVDLLDKMNNPDNHQHYSEVDDDDLEPLSAVRHTIRSTNKQARAERTRSEIDFDKLQFEPPLRKETEAHSEMDVSKDNDFPSPWSPFAEGGITTRGHITHLEDAFEEVELSTLKPGVPPPLPPKPRLNSSSDEPGLNDERSLTVRRFPNSENGPSQVARRQSTPEQGNKVEHSSPDFLSVSVSSPGLLSHASDPDNDSDESVNGGSPKPPPNQHHRKEKKEFPKPAINGLPPTPKVLMGACFSKVFDGCPLKINCATSWIHPDTKDQYLIFGTEDGIYTLNLNELHEATMEQLFPRKCTWLYVINNNLMSLSEGKTFQLYSHNLIGLFEQLKKPGLAAQFQTHRFPDKILPRRFALTTKIPDTKGCHKCCIVRNPYTGHKYLCGALQSGIVLLQWYEPMQRFMLIKHFDFPLPSPLKVFEMLVVPEQEYPLVCVAISQGTEPGQVVRFETINLNSCSSWFTEMGTSNQQVDAIHVTQLERDTVLVCLDQNLKIVNLQGRLKSNKKLASELSFDFCIGSVVCLQDSVLAFWKHGMQGKSFKSNEVTQEISDPSRVFRLLGSDRVVVLESRPTDNPTALSNLYILAGHENSY, encoded by the exons ggGATGACTTTTCCATCATACAGCAGGAAATCTTCATGGTGAAGGAATGCATGCACCACAATATTGTGGCCTACTTTGGGAGCTACCTCTG tCGAGAGAAGCTTTGGATATGTATGGAGTACTGTGGTGGAGGATCTCTGCAGGACATTTATCATG TAACTGGACCTCTGTCAGAGCTTCAGATAGCCTATGTTTGCAGAGAGACCATACAG gGTTTGGGATATCTGCACACCAAGGGCAAGATGCACCGTGACATCAAG gGTGCCAACATACTTCTAACAGACAACGGAGATGTGAAGTTAG CTGACTTTGGAGTTGCTGCCAAAATAACAGCTACCATTGCCAAAAGAAAGTCCTTCATTGGAACACCTTATTG GATGGCTCCAGAAGTAGCAGCAGTGGAGAAGAACGGCGGCTACAACCAGCTGTGCGATATCTGGGCCGTTGGCATCACGTCCATAGAGCTGGCCGAGCTTCAGCCTCCTATGTTTGACCTACACCCGATGAG GGCCTTGTTTTTGATGTCAAAGAGTAGCTTCCAGCCTCCCaaactaaaagacaaaaacaaatg GTCCACAGCCTTCCATAACTTTGTCAAAGTGTCTCTGACAAAGAACCCAAAGAAGAGGCCCACGGCAGAAAAACTTCTATCG catgtgtttgtggcCCAGACGGGGTTGACTAGGAGGCTCGCTGTCGACCTCCTAGATAAGATGAACAACCCAGACAACCACCAGCATTACAGTGAGGTGGACGATGATGACCTCGAG CCCCTCTCTGCGGTCAGACACACCATCCGCTCCACCAATAAACAAGCCAGAGCTGAGAGGACGCGCTCTGAGATAGACT TCGACAAGCTCCAGTTTGAACCACCACTCCGGAAGGAAACTGAGGCTCATTCTGAAATG GATGTGAGTAAAGATAATGACTTCCCTTCCCCCTGGAGTCCGTTTGCAGAGGGAGGAATAACAACCAG GGGACACATCACCCATCTTGAAGATGCCTTTGAAGAAGTAGAGCT GTCGACTCTCAAGCCAGgggttcctcctcctctgcctccgaAG CCACGATTAAACAGTTCGTCAGATGAGCCTGGCCTTAACGACGAGAGGTCTCTGACAGTGCGGAGGTTTCCTAACTCGGAGAACGGACCCAGCCAGGTGGCTCGCAGACAGAGCACACCTGAGCAGGGCAACAAGGTGGAGCACTCGTCTCCAGATTTCCTCTCTGTCAGCGTCAGCAGCCCTGGCCTTTTGTCTCATGCCTCTGATCCTG ATAACGATTCGGACGAGAGTGTGAATGGAGGCAGTCCCAAGCCACCACCCAACCAGCACCAccgaaaagagaaaaaggaattCCCT AAACCAGCTATCAACGGCCTGCCACCCACTCCCAAAGTACTG ATGGGAGCCTGTTTCTCTAAAGTGTTTGATGGCTGTCCACTGAAGATCAACTGTGCCACGTCATGGATTCATCCAGACACCAAAG atcAGTATCTAATCTTCGGGACGGAGGATGGCATCTACACGCTGAATCTTAACGAGCTGCATGAAGCCACAATGGAGCAG CTCTTCCCACGGAAGTGTACATGGCTGTACGTTATCAACAACAACCTGATGTCTTTATCTG AAG GGAAAACCTTCCAGCTGTATTCCCACAATCTCATCGGCCTGTTTGAGCAGCTGAAGAAGCCCGGCCTGGCTGCTCAGTTCCAGACTCATCGTTTCCCAGACAAAATTTTACCCAG gAGGTTTGCCTTGACAACTAAGATCCCCGACACAAAGGGCTGTCACAAGTGCTGCATCG TGAGAAACCCGTACACAGGCCACAAGTACCTGTGTGGAGCGCTGCAGTCTGGGATTGTCCTGCTGCAGTGGTATGAGCCAATGCAGAGGTTTATGCTTATCAAG CATTTTGACTTCCCACTTCCCAGCCCACTGAAGGTGTTTGAGATGCTGGTGGTCCCAGAGCAGGAGTATCCTCTGGTGTGCGTGGCGATCAGCCAGGGCACAGAGCCGGGCCAGGTGGTCCGCTTCGAGACTATCAACCTCaactcctgctcctcctggtTCACAGAGATGGGAACAA GTAATCAACAGGTGGATGCAATCCACGTCACCCAGCTGGAGAGAGACACGGTGTTGGTGTGTTTGGACC aAAATTTGAAGATTGTGAATCTCCAGGGCAGACTGAAGTCTAACAAGAAGCTGGCATCGGAGCTCAGCTTTGACTTCTGCATCGGATCTGTTG TGTGCCTTCAGGACAGTGTCCTGGCCTTCTGGAAACATGGCATGCAGGGAAAGAGCTTCAAGTCCAATGAG GTGACCCAGGAGATTTCTGATCCAAGCAGAGTCTTCCGTCTCCTCGGATCTGACAG GGTGGTGGTTTTGGAGAGCCGACCCACGGACAACCCCACGGCCCTGAGCAACCTCTACATTTTAGCAGGTCATGAGAACAGTTACTGA
- the map4k5 gene encoding mitogen-activated protein kinase kinase kinase kinase 5 isoform X4: MDNFPRPSGEIQRRNPQHDFELIQRVGSGTYGDVYKARNIQTGELAAVKIIKLEPGDDFSIIQQEIFMVKECMHHNIVAYFGSYLCREKLWICMEYCGGGSLQDIYHVTGPLSELQIAYVCRETIQGLGYLHTKGKMHRDIKGANILLTDNGDVKLADFGVAAKITATIAKRKSFIGTPYWMAPEVAAVEKNGGYNQLCDIWAVGITSIELAELQPPMFDLHPMRALFLMSKSSFQPPKLKDKNKWSTAFHNFVKVSLTKNPKKRPTAEKLLSHVFVAQTGLTRRLAVDLLDKMNNPDNHQHYSEVDDDDLEPLSAVRHTIRSTNKQARAERTRSEIDFDKLQFEPPLRKETEAHSEMDVSKDNDFPSPWSPFAEGGITTRGHITHLEDAFEEVELSTLKPGVPPPLPPKPRLNSSSDEPGLNDERSLTVRRFPNSENGPSQVARRQSTPEQGNKVEHSSPDFLSVSVSSPGLLSHASDPDNDSDESVNGGSPKPPPNQHHRKEKKEFPKPAINGLPPTPKVLMGACFSKVFDGCPLKINCATSWIHPDTKDQYLIFGTEDGIYTLNLNELHEATMEQLFPRKCTWLYVINNNLMSLSGKTFQLYSHNLIGLFEQLKKPGLAAQFQTHRFPDKILPRRFALTTKIPDTKGCHKCCIVRNPYTGHKYLCGALQSGIVLLQWYEPMQRFMLIKHFDFPLPSPLKVFEMLVVPEQEYPLVCVAISQGTEPGQVVRFETINLNSCSSWFTEMGTSNQQVDAIHVTQLERDTVLVCLDQNLKIVNLQGRLKSNKKLASELSFDFCIGSVVCLQDSVLAFWKHGMQGKSFKSNEVTQEISDPSRVFRLLGSDRVVVLESRPTDNPTALSNLYILAGHENSY; this comes from the exons ggGATGACTTTTCCATCATACAGCAGGAAATCTTCATGGTGAAGGAATGCATGCACCACAATATTGTGGCCTACTTTGGGAGCTACCTCTG tCGAGAGAAGCTTTGGATATGTATGGAGTACTGTGGTGGAGGATCTCTGCAGGACATTTATCATG TAACTGGACCTCTGTCAGAGCTTCAGATAGCCTATGTTTGCAGAGAGACCATACAG gGTTTGGGATATCTGCACACCAAGGGCAAGATGCACCGTGACATCAAG gGTGCCAACATACTTCTAACAGACAACGGAGATGTGAAGTTAG CTGACTTTGGAGTTGCTGCCAAAATAACAGCTACCATTGCCAAAAGAAAGTCCTTCATTGGAACACCTTATTG GATGGCTCCAGAAGTAGCAGCAGTGGAGAAGAACGGCGGCTACAACCAGCTGTGCGATATCTGGGCCGTTGGCATCACGTCCATAGAGCTGGCCGAGCTTCAGCCTCCTATGTTTGACCTACACCCGATGAG GGCCTTGTTTTTGATGTCAAAGAGTAGCTTCCAGCCTCCCaaactaaaagacaaaaacaaatg GTCCACAGCCTTCCATAACTTTGTCAAAGTGTCTCTGACAAAGAACCCAAAGAAGAGGCCCACGGCAGAAAAACTTCTATCG catgtgtttgtggcCCAGACGGGGTTGACTAGGAGGCTCGCTGTCGACCTCCTAGATAAGATGAACAACCCAGACAACCACCAGCATTACAGTGAGGTGGACGATGATGACCTCGAG CCCCTCTCTGCGGTCAGACACACCATCCGCTCCACCAATAAACAAGCCAGAGCTGAGAGGACGCGCTCTGAGATAGACT TCGACAAGCTCCAGTTTGAACCACCACTCCGGAAGGAAACTGAGGCTCATTCTGAAATG GATGTGAGTAAAGATAATGACTTCCCTTCCCCCTGGAGTCCGTTTGCAGAGGGAGGAATAACAACCAG GGGACACATCACCCATCTTGAAGATGCCTTTGAAGAAGTAGAGCT GTCGACTCTCAAGCCAGgggttcctcctcctctgcctccgaAG CCACGATTAAACAGTTCGTCAGATGAGCCTGGCCTTAACGACGAGAGGTCTCTGACAGTGCGGAGGTTTCCTAACTCGGAGAACGGACCCAGCCAGGTGGCTCGCAGACAGAGCACACCTGAGCAGGGCAACAAGGTGGAGCACTCGTCTCCAGATTTCCTCTCTGTCAGCGTCAGCAGCCCTGGCCTTTTGTCTCATGCCTCTGATCCTG ATAACGATTCGGACGAGAGTGTGAATGGAGGCAGTCCCAAGCCACCACCCAACCAGCACCAccgaaaagagaaaaaggaattCCCT AAACCAGCTATCAACGGCCTGCCACCCACTCCCAAAGTACTG ATGGGAGCCTGTTTCTCTAAAGTGTTTGATGGCTGTCCACTGAAGATCAACTGTGCCACGTCATGGATTCATCCAGACACCAAAG atcAGTATCTAATCTTCGGGACGGAGGATGGCATCTACACGCTGAATCTTAACGAGCTGCATGAAGCCACAATGGAGCAG CTCTTCCCACGGAAGTGTACATGGCTGTACGTTATCAACAACAACCTGATGTCTTTATCTG GGAAAACCTTCCAGCTGTATTCCCACAATCTCATCGGCCTGTTTGAGCAGCTGAAGAAGCCCGGCCTGGCTGCTCAGTTCCAGACTCATCGTTTCCCAGACAAAATTTTACCCAG gAGGTTTGCCTTGACAACTAAGATCCCCGACACAAAGGGCTGTCACAAGTGCTGCATCG TGAGAAACCCGTACACAGGCCACAAGTACCTGTGTGGAGCGCTGCAGTCTGGGATTGTCCTGCTGCAGTGGTATGAGCCAATGCAGAGGTTTATGCTTATCAAG CATTTTGACTTCCCACTTCCCAGCCCACTGAAGGTGTTTGAGATGCTGGTGGTCCCAGAGCAGGAGTATCCTCTGGTGTGCGTGGCGATCAGCCAGGGCACAGAGCCGGGCCAGGTGGTCCGCTTCGAGACTATCAACCTCaactcctgctcctcctggtTCACAGAGATGGGAACAA GTAATCAACAGGTGGATGCAATCCACGTCACCCAGCTGGAGAGAGACACGGTGTTGGTGTGTTTGGACC aAAATTTGAAGATTGTGAATCTCCAGGGCAGACTGAAGTCTAACAAGAAGCTGGCATCGGAGCTCAGCTTTGACTTCTGCATCGGATCTGTTG TGTGCCTTCAGGACAGTGTCCTGGCCTTCTGGAAACATGGCATGCAGGGAAAGAGCTTCAAGTCCAATGAG GTGACCCAGGAGATTTCTGATCCAAGCAGAGTCTTCCGTCTCCTCGGATCTGACAG GGTGGTGGTTTTGGAGAGCCGACCCACGGACAACCCCACGGCCCTGAGCAACCTCTACATTTTAGCAGGTCATGAGAACAGTTACTGA